The proteins below come from a single Miscanthus floridulus cultivar M001 chromosome 1, ASM1932011v1, whole genome shotgun sequence genomic window:
- the LOC136464529 gene encoding uncharacterized mitochondrial protein AtMg00810-like, with translation MVTRARDDIHMPNPRYANVAAPAPPTAPPPSVRAALRDSEWHAAMQTEFDALQANQTWTLVPRPPHANVIAGKWLFKNKLNPDGSLERRKARWVVRGFSQRPGVDFHQTFSPVVKPASIRTLVKSLYGLKQAPRAWFQRLNAHLRSLGFTATSSDSSLFVFKDGAALAYLLVYVDDIILTGSSATLLQQIVAALCKEFAIKDLGALKFFLGVQVRRDSRGFFLTQSQYTEDILERAGMSNCKPATTPVDDKQKLSVHDGDPEMDATFYRSITGALQYLTLSRPDIAYAVNQACLYMHKPRAAHWNLVKRILRYLRGTIDHGLRISVSSTTDLKAYSDADWAGCPDTRRSTSGYCVYLGDSLVSWSSKRQQTVSRSSAEAEYRGVANAAAECCWIRNLLHELHVHINKATIS, from the exons ATGGTCACCCGAGCACGGGACGACATCCATATGCCGAATCCGCGGTACGCCAACGTCGCCGCGCCTGCTCCACCGACAGCTCCACCGCCTTCTGTCCGTGCGGCGCTACGTGACTCCGAGTGGCATGCGGCCATGCAAACTGAGTTCGACGCGCTCCAGGCGAACCAGACATGGACACTCGTTCCGCGCCCACCACATGCCAACGTCATCGCTGGCAAGTGGTTGTTCAAGAACAAGCTGAACCCTGACGGCTCCCTCGAACGGCGCAAGGCGCGGTGGGTCGTGCGCGGCTTCTCACAGCGACCCGGGGTGGATTTTCATCAAACATTCTCCCCGGTCGTCAAGCCGGCGTCGATCCGCACC CTCGTGAAGTCGCTCTATGGCCTCAAGCAGGCTCCGCGCGCTTGGTTTCAGCGTCTGAACGCCCACCTGCGCTCTCTCGGGTTCACGGCAACCTCCTCCGACTCCTCCCTGTTTGTCTTCAAGGACGGTGCAGCGCTAGCGTATCTCCTCGTCTACGTCGACGATATCATCCTGACGGGCTCCTCCGCGACACTACTGCAGCAGATTGTCGCCGCGCTCTGCAAGGAATTCGCCATCAAGGACCTCGGGGCTCTGAAATTCTTCCTCGGGGTACAGGTTCGCCGTGATTCACGTGGCTTCTTCCTCACGCAGTCTCAGTATACGGAGGACATACTCGAGCGGGCCGGCATGAGCAATTGCAAACCTGCCACCACTCCAGTTGATGACAAGCAGAAGCTGTCTGTCCACGACGGCGACCCGGAGATGGACGCCACGTTCTACCGCAGCATCACTGGGGCTTTGCAATACCTGACACTCTCGCGGCCAGATATCGCGTATGCTGTCAACCAGGCCTGCTTGTACATGCACAAGCCACGGGCTGCACATTGGAACCTGGTGAAGCGCATCCTTCGCTACCTGCGCGGCACTATCGATCACGGTCTCAGGATCTCGGTGTCGTCCACTACTGATCTGAAGGCTTACTCTGACGCTGATTGGGCTGGGTGCCCAGACACACGGCGATCAACGTCAGGATACTGTGTCTACCTCGGAGATTCACTGGTGTCATGGTCCTCCAAGAGGCAGCAGACTGTATCGCGCTCCAGCGCTGAAGCCGAGTACCGGGGAGTCGCCAATGCCGCGGCGGAGTGCTGTTGGATTCGAAATCTGCTTCACGAACTACATGTGCACATCAACAAGGCGACA ATATCATGA
- the LOC136496275 gene encoding senescence associated gene 20-like, with the protein MMRLLTGADQRDDKNRGGGGGGGGFVFSPRSVDAFGSTVIAEGGADDARHLYWVHAWTVGPDGVITQLREYFNTDLTVTLLSGSGAASSTKKADIAGAPSKQQDAASASSSSAFPSAASSSAAAGPKCLWQSRRADSAQKSLPGLVLAI; encoded by the coding sequence ATGATGCGCCTCCTCACCGGCGCGGACCAGCGCGACGACAAgaaccgcggcggcggcggcggcggaggaggattcGTCTTCTCCCCGCGCTCCGTCGACGCCTTCGGGTCCACCGTCATCGCCGAGGGCGGCGCCGACGACGCGCGCCATCTCTACTGGGTGCACGCCTGGACCGTGGGGCCCGATGGGGTGATCACCCAGCTCAGGGAGTACTTCAACACCGACCTCACCGTCACCCTCCTCTCCGGCTCCGGAGCCGCCTCCTCCACCAAGAAAGCTGACATTGCAGGCGCTCCGTCTAAGCAGCAGGACGCTGCCtctgcttcttcctcctccgcaTTCCCCTCGGCCGCGTCGTCGTCTGCAGCTGCAGGGCCCAAGTGCCTGTGGCAGAGCCGCCGCGCCGACAGCGCGCAAAAGTCGCTGCCGGGCCTCGTCCTCGCCATCTGA